From one Macaca nemestrina isolate mMacNem1 chromosome 3, mMacNem.hap1, whole genome shotgun sequence genomic stretch:
- the LOC139362451 gene encoding peptidyl-prolyl cis-trans isomerase A produces the protein MVNPTVFFDIAVDGEPLGRVSFELFADKVPKTAENFRALSTGEKGFGYKGSCFHRIIPGFMCQGGDFTRHNGTGGKSIYGEKFEDENFILKHTGPGILSMANAGPNTNGSQFFICTAKTEWLDGKHVVFGKVKEGMNIVEAMERFGSRNGKTSKKITIADCGQLE, from the coding sequence ATGGTCAACCCTACCGTGTTCTTCGACATTGCCGTCGACGGCGAGCCTTTGGGCCGCGTCTCCTTCGAGCTGTTTGCAGACAAGgttccaaagacagcagaaaattttcgtgctctgagcactggagagaaaggatttggttataagggttcctgctttcacagaattattccaggGTTTATGTGTCAGGGTGGTGACTTCACACGCCATAATGGCACTGGTGGCAAGTCCATCTATGGGGAGAAATTTGAAGATGAGAACTTCATCCTGAAGCATACAGGTCCTGGCATCTTGTCCATGGCAAATGCTGGACCCAACACAAATggttcccagtttttcatctgcactgccaagactgagtggttggatggcaagcatgtggtctttggcaaagtgaaagaaggcatgaaTATTGTGGAGGCCATGGAGCGCTTTGGGTCCAGGAATGGCAAGACCAGCAAGAAGATCACCATTGCTGACTGTGGACAACTCGAATAA